A single Acidaminococcus sp. DNA region contains:
- a CDS encoding fructose-specific PTS transporter subunit EIIC has product MRITDLLKKESVNLEGHAVTKKEALDKLIDLMSKQGNINDVETYRQCVYHREEEGSTGVGEGVAIPHAKTPAVSAPGLAFMRVKEGVEFDSLDGQPAKLFFLIAAPNTEDNVHLDVLARLSTLLMDPEFIDGLMGVSTVDELFALIEKAETDEVQEKAPEAAAEAAPEAAAAAEPTEESYQVLAVTACPTGIAHTYMAAESLEQHAAKRNIRIKVETNGQSGVKNALTPEDIEKATGIIVAADKYVPMNRFKGKRVVIVKVADGINKADQLLDEALSGNAPIFEGEKGGAGAAAAGAEEEAEESGARKIYKHLMNGVSHMLPFVIGGGILIALAFLFDMDAAGTAKFGTSTPLAAFLKNTGGVAFGFMMPMLAGYIAASIADRPGLLVGFIAGAMANAGGSGFFGALIGGFAAGYIILGLKKLFSSLPASLESLKPILIYPVLGLLITGAMMQFAVNPVMASFNQGVTNGLASMGSSSKLLMGFVLGGMMSIDFGGPLNKAAYVFGTASLAGADGSAVSSPFMASVMIGGMVPPIAIAVASQFFRSKFTDKDRHNSLTTFVMGLAFITEGAIPYAAEDPVRVIPSCAIGAAVAGAISMYFGCTIPAPHGGIFVFGVVHNWPMYFVALVVGSLVGAVLLGILKRPVEK; this is encoded by the coding sequence ATGCGTATCACAGATTTGTTGAAAAAAGAGAGTGTCAACCTGGAAGGCCATGCCGTCACGAAGAAAGAAGCACTGGATAAACTCATCGACTTGATGAGCAAACAGGGGAATATCAACGATGTGGAAACGTACCGTCAGTGCGTCTACCATCGTGAAGAAGAAGGCAGTACGGGCGTCGGTGAAGGCGTTGCCATTCCGCATGCCAAGACGCCGGCTGTATCCGCACCGGGCCTTGCTTTTATGCGGGTCAAAGAAGGCGTCGAATTTGATTCTCTCGATGGCCAGCCTGCCAAGCTTTTTTTCCTGATTGCAGCTCCGAACACGGAAGACAACGTGCATCTGGACGTATTGGCCCGCCTCTCCACGCTGCTGATGGATCCGGAATTCATTGATGGCCTCATGGGCGTAAGTACAGTAGATGAGCTCTTTGCCCTCATTGAAAAAGCAGAGACTGATGAAGTGCAGGAAAAGGCTCCTGAAGCGGCTGCAGAAGCAGCACCGGAAGCAGCGGCTGCTGCCGAACCGACCGAGGAAAGCTATCAGGTACTGGCTGTGACGGCCTGCCCGACGGGCATTGCCCACACGTATATGGCGGCAGAAAGCCTGGAACAGCATGCAGCAAAGCGGAATATCCGCATTAAAGTCGAAACGAACGGCCAGAGCGGCGTGAAGAACGCCCTGACACCGGAAGATATCGAAAAAGCGACGGGCATTATCGTAGCAGCTGATAAATACGTACCTATGAACCGCTTCAAGGGCAAACGCGTCGTTATCGTCAAGGTTGCTGACGGCATCAATAAAGCGGATCAGCTTCTTGATGAGGCGCTGAGCGGCAATGCTCCGATTTTCGAAGGCGAAAAAGGCGGTGCCGGCGCGGCGGCTGCCGGTGCAGAAGAGGAAGCGGAAGAAAGCGGTGCCCGCAAGATTTATAAGCACCTGATGAACGGTGTTTCCCATATGCTGCCGTTTGTCATCGGCGGCGGTATCCTGATTGCTCTGGCATTCCTCTTTGATATGGATGCAGCCGGTACGGCTAAATTCGGTACGAGTACGCCGCTTGCAGCCTTCCTGAAGAATACGGGCGGTGTGGCTTTCGGTTTCATGATGCCGATGCTCGCAGGTTATATCGCGGCCAGTATCGCGGATCGTCCGGGCCTCCTCGTTGGTTTCATTGCCGGTGCGATGGCAAATGCCGGCGGCAGCGGATTCTTCGGTGCCCTGATCGGCGGTTTTGCCGCAGGCTATATTATCCTGGGCCTCAAGAAGCTCTTCAGCTCCCTGCCTGCATCTCTGGAAAGCCTGAAACCGATTCTGATATATCCGGTACTGGGACTTCTCATTACCGGTGCCATGATGCAGTTTGCCGTGAACCCAGTGATGGCTTCCTTTAACCAGGGCGTGACAAACGGACTTGCCAGCATGGGCAGCAGCAGTAAGCTCCTTATGGGCTTTGTCCTGGGAGGCATGATGAGTATCGACTTTGGCGGTCCGCTCAATAAGGCAGCTTACGTATTCGGCACGGCTTCTCTTGCCGGCGCAGATGGTTCTGCCGTATCGTCTCCGTTCATGGCTTCTGTCATGATTGGCGGCATGGTACCTCCGATTGCCATTGCAGTCGCTTCCCAGTTCTTCCGCAGCAAATTTACCGATAAGGACCGTCATAATTCGCTGACGACCTTTGTCATGGGACTCGCTTTTATCACCGAAGGCGCTATCCCGTATGCCGCAGAAGACCCGGTGAGAGTCATTCCGTCCTGCGCTATCGGCGCGGCTGTAGCCGGTGCCATCAGCATGTACTTTGGCTGCACCATCCCGGCACCGCACGGCGGCATCTTCGTGTTTGGGGTTGTACATAACTGGCCGATGTATTTTGTGGCGCTGGTTGTGGGATCTCTTGTGGGGGCTGTGCTGCTTGGGATTCTTAAGAGACCGGTAGAGAAATAA
- the pfkB gene encoding 1-phosphofructokinase, with protein MIYTVTFNPSLDYVVTASHFTIGNINRSVKEEIFPGGKGINVSIMLQNLDIKSRVLGFKAGFTGDEIERLLKKRNLDVKLLPVKKGFSRINVKIRGDVETALNGKGPEVGMDDIAALVKEIATLDDGDILVLSGSRPANGTDALYADIVKMMNSRGVRCVVDATGDLLKCALPCHPFLVKPNREEMEEILGEKLPTKEDIADGAREMQKMGARNILVSLGGEGALLLDENNEVHFREAPHGTPVNTVGAGDSMVAGFLAGYLKYNDYEKALLWGISAGSATAFTMHLADKEAIEAIIQKGE; from the coding sequence ATGATTTATACGGTCACTTTCAATCCTTCCCTGGATTACGTCGTTACGGCGAGTCATTTTACTATTGGGAATATTAACCGCAGTGTGAAAGAAGAAATTTTTCCCGGCGGCAAGGGCATCAACGTTTCCATTATGCTCCAGAATCTGGACATCAAGTCCCGTGTCCTGGGCTTTAAGGCGGGCTTTACGGGCGATGAAATCGAGCGCCTTTTGAAAAAGCGCAATCTTGACGTCAAGCTGCTGCCGGTCAAAAAGGGCTTTTCCCGCATCAATGTGAAGATTCGCGGCGACGTGGAAACGGCACTGAACGGTAAAGGTCCGGAAGTCGGTATGGACGATATTGCCGCGCTCGTAAAGGAAATTGCCACGCTGGATGACGGTGATATTCTCGTGCTTTCCGGCAGCCGTCCGGCTAATGGAACGGACGCACTGTATGCCGACATTGTGAAGATGATGAACTCTCGTGGTGTGCGCTGCGTTGTCGACGCAACGGGAGATTTGCTCAAATGCGCATTGCCGTGTCATCCTTTCCTTGTGAAACCTAACCGGGAAGAGATGGAAGAAATTTTGGGCGAGAAGCTGCCGACAAAGGAAGATATCGCCGATGGTGCCCGGGAAATGCAGAAAATGGGTGCCAGGAACATCCTCGTTTCCCTGGGTGGTGAAGGGGCGCTGCTCCTTGATGAAAATAACGAGGTTCATTTCCGGGAAGCCCCGCATGGGACACCGGTCAATACGGTCGGAGCGGGCGACAGTATGGTCGCCGGGTTCCTGGCCGGCTATCTGAAATATAATGATTACGAAAAGGCTCTGCTTTGGGGCATCAGTGCCGGCAGTGCCACGGCCTTTACGATGCATCTTGCCGATAAAGAAGCCATTGAAGCCATTATCCAAAAAGGAGAGTAG
- a CDS encoding ChbG/HpnK family deacetylase, with the protein MNNKKILIVNADDFGRHELINKAVEEGMLHGLIRSATVMVTGKAFDGAVALAKKYPQLGMGIHFTLVDGLPVLPPEQIPSLVDPATGRFYPDHGAFVKHFLKGRVKLSEVRAECQAQLDKFLATGLVPTHADSHQHMHVLPGIIDVIVDLCVKAGIPAMRIPAIPVSLTDTRLSNLGEQIGRTGLHVLSEQARRKARRHGLLTPDYFGGIVAGNAVDTACIRTILLQMRPGATEIMVHPGTDDAILQADSHWDHSYTTELRAVTDPGNVKLTKQLGITAENFRGLHQL; encoded by the coding sequence GTGAATAATAAAAAGATTTTGATCGTGAATGCCGATGATTTTGGCCGTCATGAGCTGATTAACAAGGCTGTGGAGGAGGGCATGCTCCACGGTCTCATTCGTTCGGCTACGGTCATGGTAACGGGTAAGGCATTCGATGGTGCCGTGGCACTTGCGAAAAAATATCCGCAGCTCGGTATGGGTATCCATTTTACCCTCGTAGATGGTCTGCCGGTACTGCCGCCGGAACAGATTCCTTCGCTTGTAGATCCTGCTACAGGGCGATTTTATCCGGACCACGGCGCGTTTGTGAAGCATTTTTTGAAGGGGCGCGTCAAGCTTTCGGAAGTGCGGGCAGAGTGTCAGGCACAGCTCGATAAGTTCCTTGCCACGGGGCTGGTTCCGACCCATGCAGACAGTCATCAGCATATGCATGTGCTGCCGGGCATTATTGATGTCATTGTGGATTTATGCGTCAAGGCTGGCATTCCGGCGATGCGGATTCCTGCCATTCCGGTCAGTCTTACGGATACGCGGCTGAGCAATCTGGGCGAACAGATTGGGCGGACGGGGCTTCATGTCCTCTCCGAACAGGCACGGCGCAAGGCCAGAAGGCATGGCCTTTTGACGCCGGATTATTTTGGGGGAATTGTAGCGGGTAATGCCGTGGATACGGCCTGCATCCGCACGATTCTGCTTCAGATGCGCCCCGGTGCAACAGAAATCATGGTTCATCCCGGAACGGACGACGCCATTCTGCAGGCCGATTCCCACTGGGATCACAGCTATACGACGGAACTTCGTGCTGTGACCGATCCGGGCAATGTGAAACTTACGAAACAACTAGGCATTACGGCGGAAAATTTCCGCGGTCTCCATCAACTATAA
- a CDS encoding ECF transporter S component gives MNRTLTPRAMVFISLMGALSFLLMSFEFPLPFAPAYMKFEISDLPALFGGFFLGPLAGTMACLIKILLKLIIIGTHSALVGEMMNLFCSMAFVVTATWYYHFHRTKHGALGALIISSIFASVFAVVTNYYFAIPMYVRLYGIPLDTILKMASAANPFVHSMFGFLLFTVLPFNLIKYAAVSGVTYMVYKRISNSLQALIDRGK, from the coding sequence GTGAATCGTACGTTAACACCGAGAGCGATGGTGTTTATTTCACTGATGGGAGCGCTCTCTTTCCTTTTAATGTCCTTTGAATTCCCGCTGCCTTTTGCACCGGCGTATATGAAGTTTGAGATTTCCGATTTACCGGCGCTCTTCGGAGGTTTTTTCCTGGGGCCCCTTGCAGGTACGATGGCTTGTCTTATCAAGATTCTGCTGAAGCTCATTATTATCGGAACCCATTCGGCCCTCGTCGGGGAAATGATGAACCTGTTCTGCAGTATGGCCTTTGTCGTAACGGCTACGTGGTATTATCATTTTCATCGCACGAAGCACGGTGCTTTAGGTGCCCTCATTATTTCGTCTATTTTTGCCAGTGTCTTTGCCGTCGTGACCAACTATTACTTTGCCATTCCCATGTACGTCCGGCTCTACGGCATTCCCCTGGATACCATCTTAAAGATGGCTTCGGCCGCCAATCCCTTCGTGCATTCCATGTTTGGATTTTTACTTTTTACCGTGCTGCCGTTTAATTTGATCAAGTATGCGGCTGTGTCGGGCGTGACGTATATGGTGTATAAGAGGATCAGTAATTCGCTGCAGGCGTTGATTGATAGAGGGAAGTAA
- the lnu(C) gene encoding lincosamide nucleotidyltransferase Lnu(C) produces the protein MVNITDVKQILQFAIDAEIKVFLDGGWGVDALLGYQSRAHNDIDIFVEKNDYQNFIEIMKANGFYEIKMEYTTLNHTVWEDLKNRIIDLHCFEYTDEGEILYDGDCFPVETFSGKGRIEEIEVSCIEPYSQVMFHLGYEFDENDAHDVKLLCETLHIEIPNEYR, from the coding sequence ATGGTCAATATAACAGATGTAAAACAGATTCTTCAATTTGCAATAGATGCGGAGATTAAAGTCTTTCTTGATGGTGGCTGGGGTGTAGATGCTCTTCTTGGATATCAGTCAAGAGCCCATAATGATATTGACATTTTTGTAGAAAAGAACGATTATCAGAACTTTATAGAAATAATGAAAGCTAATGGCTTTTATGAGATTAAGATGGAATATACAACATTGAACCATACTGTATGGGAAGATTTGAAAAACAGAATTATTGATTTGCATTGTTTTGAATATACGGACGAAGGTGAAATTCTTTATGATGGGGATTGTTTTCCGGTAGAAACTTTTTCGGGTAAAGGAAGAATTGAGGAAATAGAGGTTTCCTGTATTGAACCATATAGTCAAGTAATGTTCCATCTGGGATACGAGTTTGATGAAAATGATGCACATGATGTGAAGTTATTGTGTGAGACACTTCATATCGAAATTCCAAATGAGTATAGATAA
- a CDS encoding IS1595-like element ISSag10 family transposase → MPTIKDALDIIGMLTVAEQESLKTMLLSPAFVKSLNIEDFVAKERFANGRVCPLCGCIHVVRNGHRKDGTQRYVCKDCGKSFVIATNSIVSGTRKDLSVWEQYIDCMMNGLSIRKTAVACGIHRNTAFLWRHKILDALQNMADDVTLDGIIEADETFFAISYKGNHSKSKTFAMPRKAHKRGHSTHIRGLSQEKVCVPCAVNRNGLSISKITNTGRVSTRDLHHIYDGRIKTNSTLVTDKMNSYVRFTNANGIDLVQLKTGKAKKGIYNIQHINSYHSQLKRFMRGFNGVSTKYLNNYLVWNNLVNYAKESDMEKRNIFLTFVLATLKTAKCRDLSNRPAVPLVA, encoded by the coding sequence ATGCCTACTATCAAAGACGCATTAGATATTATCGGTATGTTGACTGTCGCAGAGCAGGAAAGCCTTAAAACAATGCTTTTAAGTCCTGCCTTTGTAAAGTCTTTGAATATTGAAGATTTCGTAGCAAAGGAACGCTTTGCAAATGGTCGTGTATGCCCTCTTTGTGGCTGTATCCATGTGGTTCGCAATGGTCATCGTAAAGATGGCACACAGCGATATGTATGTAAGGATTGTGGCAAGTCCTTCGTGATTGCTACGAACTCCATTGTGTCTGGTACAAGAAAAGACTTGTCCGTGTGGGAGCAGTACATTGATTGTATGATGAATGGCTTATCCATTCGTAAGACTGCTGTTGCTTGTGGGATTCACAGAAACACCGCATTCCTTTGGAGACACAAGATTTTGGATGCACTTCAGAATATGGCAGACGATGTTACCCTTGACGGCATTATTGAGGCTGACGAAACTTTTTTCGCCATCTCGTACAAGGGCAATCATAGCAAGAGTAAGACATTTGCTATGCCACGCAAGGCTCATAAGCGTGGTCATTCTACACATATCAGAGGCTTGTCCCAAGAAAAGGTATGTGTTCCTTGTGCGGTTAATAGGAATGGCTTGTCTATCTCCAAGATTACGAATACTGGTAGAGTTTCTACAAGAGATTTACATCATATTTATGATGGTAGGATTAAGACCAATTCCACTCTTGTTACGGACAAGATGAACTCCTATGTGAGATTTACAAATGCCAATGGCATTGACCTTGTGCAGTTAAAGACTGGCAAAGCCAAGAAAGGCATTTATAATATCCAACATATCAATAGCTACCATAGCCAGCTAAAGAGGTTTATGCGTGGCTTTAACGGTGTTTCTACCAAGTATCTGAACAACTATCTTGTGTGGAATAACCTTGTAAATTACGCCAAAGAAAGCGACATGGAGAAAAGGAACATCTTCTTAACTTTTGTTTTGGCAACATTGAAAACTGCTAAATGCAGAGATTTATCAAACAGACCAGCAGTTCCTCTGGTCGCCTAA
- a CDS encoding helix-turn-helix domain-containing protein has translation MTVKFNDYLNEEMKNKSFKKKYEALEPERAIIQAIIDARKGSGLTQKELAAKSGMTQSDISKIENGNANPSIKTLQRLAAGMGKVLQINFV, from the coding sequence ATGACAGTTAAATTTAATGACTATCTCAATGAAGAAATGAAAAATAAAAGCTTCAAGAAGAAGTATGAAGCACTTGAACCTGAAAGAGCAATTATTCAAGCCATTATTGATGCCCGTAAAGGGTCTGGCCTGACTCAAAAAGAGTTGGCTGCTAAAAGTGGAATGACGCAAAGCGATATCAGTAAAATTGAGAACGGTAACGCTAATCCTTCCATAAAGACATTGCAGCGTCTCGCTGCAGGCATGGGAAAAGTACTGCAAATCAATTTTGTTTGA
- a CDS encoding type II toxin-antitoxin system RelE/ParE family toxin has protein sequence MNFTVEFYETCDGFCPVLDFFRTLDEDTRVKISSFITLLQHNGNSLREPYSKPLKNGIFELRVRKGSNSFRVLYFFYVEHRIIMTNGFIKKQNKTPKSEIEKAIKYRNDFLSRGGK, from the coding sequence ATGAACTTTACTGTAGAATTTTACGAAACTTGTGATGGATTTTGTCCAGTTCTTGATTTTTTTCGTACTTTAGATGAAGATACGCGAGTTAAAATATCAAGTTTTATCACACTTTTGCAACATAATGGTAATTCTTTGCGGGAACCGTATTCCAAACCTCTTAAAAATGGAATTTTTGAGTTAAGAGTTAGAAAAGGCTCGAATTCATTTAGAGTTTTGTATTTTTTCTATGTTGAGCATCGGATTATTATGACAAATGGTTTTATAAAAAAGCAGAATAAGACACCAAAAAGTGAAATAGAAAAAGCGATTAAATATCGAAATGATTTCCTTTCAAGAGGAGGGAAATGA
- a CDS encoding DNA methylase translates to MEQRSYVSIDLKSFYASVECVERGLDPLNTCLVVADKSRTDKTICLAVSPPLKARGVPGRPRLFEVIRRVEDLNKLRLTRAPSKKFRDSSYIDAELKADPSLKLDYITATPRMKLYMDYSRRIYGIYLRYLAPEDIHVYSVDEVMMDVTPYREMYRLTPYELTRVMLDDVYKETGITATAGIGTNLYLSKVAMDIVAKSMQPDAYGMRIASLDEMGYRRQLWDHQPLTDFWRIGPGYASKLEAHGLYTMGDIARFSLTSEAQLYKLFGINAELLIDHAWGWEPCTMKDIKAYRPRDNSLGSGQVLPRPYSAESARLIIREMMDALALSLTEKGVVTDEVVLTLGYEHKVSDLSAGFFDFRVHGSQRLKGFTDSVSLLTRTALALYDRIVNPYRQIRRVTVTVLHVRDRTASVMEEKMLPSLFGTEETLAAMPNLREDRLQQAAVALHHRYGRSCLFKASSLCEGARTLERNQQVGGHRA, encoded by the coding sequence ATGGAGCAGCGCAGTTACGTATCCATCGATTTAAAGTCATTTTATGCCTCCGTAGAATGTGTGGAGCGGGGCCTTGACCCGTTAAACACTTGTTTAGTTGTAGCGGATAAGAGCCGTACGGACAAGACGATTTGTCTCGCTGTATCGCCGCCGCTCAAGGCACGTGGGGTACCGGGACGGCCGCGGCTTTTTGAAGTAATCCGCCGCGTGGAAGATCTGAATAAGCTGCGCCTTACGCGGGCACCGAGTAAAAAGTTTCGTGATTCTTCCTACATAGATGCGGAACTCAAGGCCGATCCTTCTCTCAAACTGGATTATATTACGGCAACGCCGCGCATGAAGCTCTATATGGATTACAGCCGGCGGATTTACGGGATTTATCTGCGCTATCTGGCACCTGAGGATATTCACGTCTATTCCGTCGATGAAGTGATGATGGACGTGACGCCTTATCGGGAGATGTACAGGCTCACGCCGTACGAACTGACACGGGTCATGCTGGATGATGTCTATAAGGAAACGGGCATTACGGCGACAGCGGGCATCGGGACGAATCTCTATCTCAGTAAGGTGGCCATGGATATCGTGGCTAAGTCCATGCAGCCCGACGCCTACGGGATGCGGATTGCCTCGCTCGATGAGATGGGCTACCGGCGGCAGCTGTGGGATCATCAGCCGCTGACGGACTTTTGGCGAATCGGGCCGGGATACGCGTCGAAGCTGGAAGCGCACGGGCTCTATACGATGGGCGATATTGCCCGCTTTTCTCTCACGAGTGAGGCGCAGCTGTATAAGCTTTTTGGCATCAATGCCGAGCTCTTGATTGACCATGCCTGGGGCTGGGAGCCCTGCACGATGAAAGATATCAAGGCGTACCGGCCGCGGGACAACAGTCTCGGGTCCGGGCAGGTACTGCCGCGGCCTTATAGTGCGGAAAGCGCCCGTTTAATTATACGGGAGATGATGGATGCCCTGGCACTCAGCCTGACGGAAAAGGGCGTCGTTACGGACGAAGTGGTGCTGACGCTCGGTTATGAGCATAAGGTCAGTGATCTGTCGGCCGGGTTCTTTGATTTTCGTGTCCATGGGTCGCAGCGGCTCAAGGGGTTTACCGATTCTGTATCGCTTCTTACGCGGACGGCACTGGCGCTCTATGACCGTATCGTGAATCCGTACCGGCAGATTCGGCGCGTGACGGTGACGGTACTTCATGTGCGGGACCGGACAGCGTCTGTCATGGAAGAAAAGATGCTGCCGTCGCTGTTTGGAACGGAAGAGACACTGGCGGCTATGCCCAATCTCCGGGAAGACCGGCTCCAGCAGGCGGCCGTCGCACTGCATCACCGGTACGGCCGGAGCTGTCTCTTTAAGGCCAGCAGCCTCTGCGAAGGGGCAAGGACGCTGGAAAGAAATCAACAGGTTGGGGGGCATCGGGCATGA
- a CDS encoding DEAD/DEAH box helicase, translated as MTIFDEYAPFVQDYIYQSGWGELRPIQVAAGDVIFHTDDNLLLTASTASGKTEAAFFPILSLFEKNPPQSVGCLYIAPLKALINDQYERLTPLCEAGDIPLTRWHGDVSQSHKARLMRHPAGVLQLTPESLEAILLHKHMAVPRLFSDLRFVVIDEVHSLLRGDRGGQTLCLIERLSRLAGVNPRRIGLSATMGDPEATGAFLSQGTGRITRIPRVKAPGSKWRLSVEHFYVKDAQAGDERTDIQASPVLDEKTDEAPVQADPGLGYIFEHTRGKKCLVFVNSREECEGVTTTLRQYCDLRHERDRFLIHHGNLSASYRESAEELMKDESHVYTTVTTSTLELGIDIGKLERAFQIDAPWTVSSFLQRMGRTGRRNLPPEMWFVIREDEPEIRAMLPATIPWKLLQAIALIQLYREEHWVEPPRLDRLPFSLLYHQTMSTLASGGEMSPASLAEKVLTLPYFHRITQEDYKVLLQYLVAENHIEKTERGGLIVGLAGERIINSFKFYGVFQESEEYTVRNDSQELGTVVAPPPPGEKIALAGHVWRVLEVDRKRHLIYCELVKGKVPAYFGECPGDIHTKILERMRRVLQEKQTYPYLMKNAAARLEQARGTALASGAANRVLIFLGGKMWCLLPWLGSYGFLAMERFLNLKCAHRLGLKHLDTFRPYFMQFTMEADEDTFFEVLAEEGEKLTDPMELIYPKEVPIFDKYDEYVPPELVQKGFAFGVLRMDEVKARVKEWAETHGRQELLP; from the coding sequence ATGACCATTTTTGACGAATATGCGCCTTTTGTGCAGGACTACATTTATCAGTCCGGCTGGGGCGAGCTGCGGCCGATCCAGGTCGCAGCGGGAGATGTAATTTTTCATACGGACGATAATCTGCTGCTGACGGCGTCGACGGCTTCGGGCAAGACGGAAGCGGCTTTTTTCCCGATTCTGAGCCTCTTTGAAAAGAATCCGCCCCAGTCGGTAGGATGCCTCTATATTGCACCGCTCAAGGCGCTGATTAACGACCAGTATGAACGGTTGACGCCGCTCTGTGAGGCCGGGGATATTCCGCTGACGCGCTGGCACGGCGATGTGTCCCAGTCGCATAAGGCACGGCTCATGCGCCATCCTGCCGGTGTTCTGCAGCTGACGCCGGAGTCTCTCGAAGCGATTTTGCTGCACAAGCATATGGCAGTGCCGCGTCTTTTCTCGGATCTGCGCTTTGTCGTCATCGATGAAGTGCATTCGCTCCTGCGCGGTGACCGCGGCGGGCAGACGCTCTGCCTCATTGAACGATTGAGCCGCCTTGCCGGTGTGAACCCGCGGCGAATCGGGCTTTCGGCGACAATGGGTGATCCGGAGGCAACCGGTGCTTTCTTGTCCCAGGGAACAGGGCGCATCACCCGGATTCCGCGGGTCAAGGCTCCGGGCAGCAAATGGCGCCTCTCGGTAGAACATTTCTATGTGAAGGATGCCCAGGCCGGCGATGAACGAACGGACATCCAGGCAAGTCCCGTCCTTGATGAAAAGACGGATGAGGCACCGGTGCAGGCCGACCCCGGTCTTGGTTATATCTTTGAACATACGCGGGGCAAGAAGTGCCTCGTCTTTGTCAATTCCCGTGAAGAGTGCGAAGGCGTCACGACGACGCTGCGCCAGTACTGCGACCTGCGTCATGAGCGCGACCGTTTCCTCATTCACCACGGCAACCTTTCTGCGTCATACCGGGAAAGTGCCGAAGAGCTGATGAAGGATGAGTCACACGTCTATACGACAGTGACGACGTCGACGCTGGAACTCGGTATTGATATCGGGAAGCTGGAACGGGCGTTTCAGATCGATGCACCGTGGACAGTTTCTTCTTTTCTGCAGCGTATGGGCCGCACGGGACGGCGCAATCTGCCGCCTGAAATGTGGTTTGTTATCCGCGAGGATGAACCGGAAATCCGGGCCATGCTCCCGGCAACGATTCCCTGGAAGCTGCTGCAGGCCATTGCCTTGATTCAGCTTTACCGGGAAGAACACTGGGTAGAGCCGCCTCGTCTTGACCGGCTGCCATTCAGCCTGCTGTACCATCAGACCATGAGTACGCTGGCTTCCGGCGGGGAGATGTCCCCGGCGTCGCTGGCGGAAAAGGTGCTGACACTGCCGTATTTCCACCGGATTACGCAGGAAGATTACAAGGTCTTGCTGCAGTATCTCGTGGCAGAAAATCATATCGAAAAAACGGAACGCGGCGGGCTCATTGTTGGCCTTGCAGGCGAACGTATCATTAATTCTTTTAAATTCTATGGTGTTTTTCAGGAAAGCGAAGAATACACGGTACGCAATGATTCCCAGGAACTCGGGACGGTCGTGGCACCGCCTCCGCCGGGTGAAAAGATTGCTCTTGCAGGGCACGTGTGGCGCGTCCTCGAGGTCGACCGCAAACGCCATTTGATTTACTGTGAACTGGTAAAGGGCAAGGTGCCGGCGTACTTCGGTGAATGCCCCGGTGATATTCATACGAAGATCCTGGAACGGATGCGGCGCGTCCTGCAGGAAAAGCAGACTTATCCGTATCTCATGAAAAACGCGGCGGCCCGCCTTGAACAGGCACGGGGTACGGCGCTTGCCAGTGGGGCGGCCAACCGGGTACTCATTTTCCTGGGCGGTAAGATGTGGTGTCTCCTGCCGTGGCTCGGTTCGTACGGGTTCCTTGCCATGGAGCGCTTCCTTAATCTGAAGTGCGCTCACCGGCTGGGTCTCAAACATCTGGATACATTCCGGCCTTACTTCATGCAGTTTACGATGGAAGCCGATGAAGATACGTTCTTTGAAGTGCTGGCCGAAGAGGGCGAGAAGCTTACGGATCCGATGGAGCTGATTTATCCGAAGGAAGTACCGATTTTTGATAAGTACGATGAATACGTGCCGCCGGAACTCGTGCAGAAGGGTTTTGCTTTCGGTGTCCTGCGCATGGATGAGGTAAAGGCCCGCGTGAAGGAATGGGCGGAAACCCACGGCCGTCAAGAGCTTTTACCGTAA